The Choloepus didactylus isolate mChoDid1 chromosome 16, mChoDid1.pri, whole genome shotgun sequence genomic interval AACCTGAGCAGGGAGTTAAGGAGGCTACTCCCGTTAGGCGTTTGGACCCTGAAGAAATGATAAGAGGAGTAGATGAGTTGGAAAGGCTTAGGGAGGAGATAAGAAGAGTAAGAAACAAGTTTGTTATGATGCATTGGAAGCAAAGACATTCACACAGCCGTCCTTATCCTGTGTGCTTTAGTCCTTGAATTATTTTTGTCTCATTAAAATCtgacacctgctttctttttgttagtATTTTCTGATACATCTTTGacctttgttttacttttaatcaTCTGGCAGTATTTTGTTTTAGGTAGATACCCTCTTACCAGATTCTTGTTGGATTTTGTATTTTGACCCATTCAAGTATGTTTTTCAATTGGGTAGTTTCACACGTATGCATGGAAAGATGTTTCTCccatattgtaaaataaaaaataacaggtTACAAAACAGCATAGTATCAGCTCAAATACATAGGATAAAATTCCaaactgtgtgtttgtgtgtgtatatgtatatacatatatcaatAACTTGACTGCTTGTTTCTGTATGGtgtgtgtttttggtttttttgcttatatgtatttttaatgaacatattcttgtgtctcacacacacacataaagaaataaagatttttttatgaaaaaaaagaatttgaaggtAAATAGCCTTTCTGACTTTAGAAGCtagggggaaaaaatgtttgaTGGATGGAATGggatggtactatctcttataaATTCAGTATGCCTCTTTATGAGGCAAAATTGTtccaagtaaaaataaaaagctttttgcATGGCTGTTGAAGATGATATGCCCCGTGGATAATGTTTTAAAACCTATGAAGGATTACATGTCTAAAACAAAGCTCTACAATAAATTAAATGTTCTCAATTCTAAATAAAAGCATGGCTAGAGTTTACTGCAGGAGAGGAGGACTCCCAGTGTGAATTAGGACTCAGCCAAGGGCACAGTCTGGTAAGCCTCAGCTCGGGGAGCCACTTGAAACTACCCTCACAACTTTTTCTCCTGTACTTTCATCCCTTGTTCTCTGTATGAATTCAATCATGTCGCTCCACAAAGACATTTTCAattcctaacccccagtcctgtggatgtgaacacatttgtaaataggatctttcagTTTGGTGAGGCCAAACAATCAGGGAAGGctctaatccaacatgactggcaTCCTTATGAGCAGAAGAATTGGGACACAGTaagaaggagacagaaggagacaaaCGAGcatatgatggaggcagaggttgaattatggattgccagcaagccaccaccaggatGGTACAGACTTCAAAGAAAGTTTGATCCTGTTGACACCTTGACTGTGGACTGCTaatttccaaaactgtgagatgatgaattcctgttgttttaagtcaacCAACCTCTGATACTTTCTTACATCAGCCCTGGCaaaagaagatgttctcactAAAGGAATCCAATGGAAACAAGAACAGAATGAAGAGCTGAAGGGCCTAACTGCCTCTGAAAGACATTTCCATCCCTGACCTGTTTGCAGGAGCTTATTTTCATCACTAAAATGCTATGCTTCTCAGTCTTGTCCTTATGACCAGGAAGAATATTTCCGCGACCTCAGGAAATCAAGGCTCCTCCTCCCTGATACAGATAAATATGGAGAAGCCTCCCCCGAAGGAAGTAAAGCTGAATCTAACAAGCATCAGGGCAGTGTCTCAAAGTGCTTTCAAGGAACTCTGGAGGCACTGTTAAGGTCATTCGTTCTTTAGACCACAGTTAAGGTAATTTGGGGAGtaactgtaagaaagggttaagtttagctttcacataaaggccacatggaatagggaaaatggagattGGGCAGAAGAGCTGGCTTAAACTAGCCCTGAGtaaggggaaggaaagagagagagagccgtGATGTGAGTCTAGAATTGGCGTCAGCTCCTTACAtgggaaagataaccagggttactggattGTAAAAGGATGTGGGGGTATGGTCAAAGGCGGGGACTCTCAGCAAAACATttgaactagttaactctctctgatagtctgtacaattcaaaatctcaaaggcaggctagttagctctctcagctaggctgtaacctctggagtacccagccaattgGGAAACAGGAGAGGGACATGCATATTAGGTGTAGGAGATAACTATTGCCATATTCTCTTTTTTGGCAtgcctgccatgtttctggctgtgcatccgttcttgcaagatcatgaataaattcttttctcctcgaCAACCGGGTGAgcgtttttaaggtataatgcttgtttctatcAGTAAAAAATTCCAAAATGAGGAATGACTCCAACAAGATAGAAATTTATGCCTctctcaaataaaataaaaaatatgattggCCACAAATGGCCTCCTTCATCTTGTGCCTCTGCCTATCTTTAATATTCAGCTTACAAGGTTCCCAAGCTTATCTGCATCAAGCctaaggaaagggaaagaacccACTGGAAATTTTTGTGGGCCAGGTCACTTCTGCTCATATTCCATTGGCAAAAACTCAGTCATGTGGCCAGATGTAATTGCAGGAGAGGCCAGGAAATAAGGTCCAAGAAGAGGAGGAAGCCACTTGGTGAATAATGAGGCAGTCTCTGTGTAATGGATTATATCATTGCCCCTTCTTCATCCCCCTCTTGTATCTATATTCTTTGCCATAAAACCTTGAGGCACCCTCCCACAATGGGGCACACTTCCCTTTAGGCTTTAGGTAGAGCCATaagacttgctttggccaacagaATGAAGCAGACGTAACTATGTGCCTATTCTGAACCATGGCCTCAAGAGGCCCTAGATGTTTTTCACTTGCTCTCTTTACTGCTATCATCACCATAAGAAGAATACACCTAATTAGCCTGCTAGTCCCAAGAGAATGAGAGACACATGGAGCAGAGCCATGTCACTCTAATCTAGCTCAGTCCAGATCAAATCACTCTTAGCCAACCCTCAAATCCATGAGAATGATACTGTTTTAAGACACTGTTTTAGAGTGACTTGTTACACAGTAGATTTTGACAATAGCTAATTCTTACATTCTGCTACATAACCCTCAACAATTGTTTTTTGAAACTCTAAGACAGATATTTACAACACACTTCcattatatatatgatatatatacatgtatatgacATGTATATGTgtgatatgtatatatgtgatatatatgaaaataactcctcctttaaaataccatttaaagAGCATATACTGTAgcctaaaattaaataaaaattatcttaacTAAATTTTAGATTACTAATAGATCTTTGATATATGCCAAATTGGAATATAAAAGTTTGCTTTTAAATGCATCAGTGCCTATATTGACAGAACTTGATATGGTGGAAGGAACTAATGCATTGCTGCTGCTTATGATACCGAATAATATGATTAAACTTAATGTAATTTAAATACATACCTTAATATATCTTGATAAAGACAGATTttataatggaaatttaaaagatAGCACTTTTGTTTGGAAAACATCAAAAATGCACCTTAACTTTGGTTCCTATGGATCAGAttagagatatttatttattccttaaacAAAATAGTGCTACAATACATTTGCTGTGCCTCTTACTTCAAATTCTTTAGAGAGATCAAGAGGTTGACATATGCTGGTTGCCTAATCACCAGTCAATGGTGTAAGCGACAAGTGTCCACCCTGATTGCAATCAGGTATAGAGGGACAAGAGAATAAGGAAAGaatagagaaaggaagagagggagggagggagggaaagaaagaaggaaggagggaggtaaCAAAGAATAAGTATGACCCAGGAATGGGCAGATCCCAGACAAGGTATTGTATTAGttccctagggctgccataacaaattaccacactgggcagcttaaaacaacagaaatgtattatctctcagttccagaggctagaagtcaaaaatcaaggtATCACCAGGACCATGCTCTACCTGAAGGCTCTAAGGCAGAATCTTCCCTTGCCTCTTCCTCGCTTCTAGTGgcttccagcaatccttggtgttcctcagcttgcagatgcatcactccagtttcttcctctgtcttcacatggcctcctTCCCAGTGTGTCTCTGTATGTAGAAATCTCCCTCTCCTTGTAAGGACATCAGTCACTGAATTAAGGGCCCAAGCTAATCCAGTATGGCCACATCTTAACTTGGTTATATCTTTAAAGACcctaataaggtcacattcacagagtCCAGGTGGACATAAATTTTGGGAAACAGTTTTCAACCCAGGACAGAGGCTATGAGAACAACAGGCACCCTGAAACAGGTCTATCTCAGGCACCAGCTAATATGACTGCTCTAGGGCTCCTAAGACCACAGCAAATGAAGAGCCTAGAGGGAGGAAGTCATGCCTCTGTTTTCTGCCTTCAATGCTTGCTCACCCTTTCTTTATTAGTTTTTCATGCCTGATCCACTATTCCTTGATCCTGATGACTGAATAAAATGCCCCTTTTCCTACACGTTTTCTGGACTCCCTTCATTAACTTCATCCTATTAATTGCCATACCATATAGTAATTGCCTGTCTACACATCTGTATTCCCCCATTAGGGAATAAATTCCATGGGGGCAGAGAtatgtctgttttgtttatccatggtATCCCCAGAACATACAGGAGGCATTTGACAAACATTGTCAGAATAATGAGCTTCATTTGCCTGTAAGCCTTTGTGCTTGGGGAGTCATAAAtacctccattttataaatacctCAGTCTATTCCAGGGGATTTTTTATTTTGAGTCCCCCCCCCCAAATCCTTGGAGATTCTGAGCCCAAATATTAAAAGATacctagaaaagcaaaaaaattaaaatatacaataaattcTTGTCAGCCTTGAATCCATTCAAATAATTTTGAGAATGTTTCCACTGATATGATGTCCATAATTACCATTtcatttccctacattatttatCCATGCAAttatgaaatgaataaaacacCGTATAAGAAATTAAGTTGCAATGTGTTGCCTCTGAACTTTTCCTGAATTATAATAGCTACGTTTCCTTCTGAATTATCTAAAAGTTTATGTGCCTGAGGAATTAAGTTTACAAGGAAAGTAACACAATCTTTGGGGggatctggcttttttttttctccttatagaAGTAAAATCTGTTTATGgaaactttggggaaaaaaacattatAAAGAAGTATGtagaagactggattaaaacagtGAACTAAGAACATCTCCACTTTAATTCAAAATCCCttgaaataatagaaaagataCTGTTTTAAAAGAATGAACATATAGTGCTAGAAAACTGAAGGCATGACATCAAAAGATTAGAGAAGTATTCTTCAAAGTAGAAAGCATAAAGGTCAGACTTATGAAGAAGAACAGAGGAAACATATCTGAAAACACAGGTCAGGGGAAAGCTACTGCAGAAATAAAAGCAATTCCACAGTCCAAACTGGCTCAACATCCACAGTTTCCAAAAGCAAGACGAGACAACGGAGGGAATtaattttaaatctgtttttagGACAAGAGGGCTGAGTAGTGGTCAGTGTGTCTGGGAAGGGATCCTGGTGCCAgagtggaagaggaaggagggaagaaaaaaattacaaatatctcTGGAAGACCACAGGGAAGGCAGCAGGAAGAAAAATGAGCAGGGAAGAGCATGTTCCAGTGTTTGTCCCCTTGCTAAATTCATGCAAACAGCTCTGTGAATGGGGTTTTCTGACTCTGAAGACTCCCACATGTGTCCTGCAGCTAGTGAACCAGGGTGAGGCATATAGGGTGAAGAAATAGATCATAATTGCCCATAGAtatcatcaggaaaaaaaagtaagtttACACGTATGATAAAACATTAAGAACACTTAGAAGAATGTAAACAGAGTATTTAACTTC includes:
- the LOC119511837 gene encoding LOW QUALITY PROTEIN: transcription elongation factor A protein-like 8 (The sequence of the model RefSeq protein was modified relative to this genomic sequence to represent the inferred CDS: inserted 1 base in 1 codon; substituted 1 base at 1 genomic stop codon); this encodes MQKFCEENEGKPXNMSKAXEDRPLEDAPQEAEGNLQHYGEGVSQEAGGNLRGGLAQPEQGVKEATPVRRLDPEEMIRGVDELERLREEIRRVRNKFVMMHWKQRHSHSRPYPVCFSP